A stretch of DNA from Nitrosopumilus zosterae:
ATCCTTTGATAGATGATGCAATTGATAAATCTCGAAAGGTTTCCGGTATGGCATCTGTGTTTAATGAAGATTTTGATGTGTCTGTAGAATTTACAAATTCTCAAGAAATACTGCGAGGTCTTGATTTTAAAGATTGCATAGTAAGTGGATATGACATATTGACTCTGAGAGATAAGGAGGAAGGCTATACTGGAAAACGAGGATTTGCTACTGCTGAAATTCTTGATGTTGCTTGTTCTGGTTTGACTCCAGTTAATCCTGCTTTTGATAACTTGCATGATGCCAAAGAATCTCGGTATTCTCAGATGAGTAATACTCACACGACAAATTCCTATAACATGGGAAATGGTCCCCACATAATTGCCACTTTTGATTTTAACAGTGGCACTGAAGTTGTAGATTTTCCCGAGTTCTACCAAGGCAATCTGATTGCAAGGGCAAATCCAACATTTACACTTGTGGGGGTTCCTGGTGTCACTCCATTGCTATATGATGTAGTTGATCGTACTAGGGAGTCTGGATCAAAATCAACTGGTGTCTCTTCCCAAGTAGAATTGTTTGATGTAAATCTTGTTCTAGTATATGGCGATGATGTTGTTCGGGGCTTTGATTATACAAAATGTCGTATTGTCGATTATATGGTAAGAACAGAACACGATGGAGAGGAGAGCTTTTACAAAGGATTTGCTTTAACTGATGAATTCTATTTTGAATGCCATGGGTATGAACCATTTGATCCAAAATATGATGCGCTATTTGATGCTCCACATGCAAAGACAGAGTCTTCGTTAAATTGGAAAGAAAAACAAAGAGATACTTGGGGTTCTAACTTTAGATAAATTACCTTATGCTCTTCCAATCAACATTCTCGTTTTTGACCCAGAGGAATTTCTTTTGCAATGCAGATGTGTACAGTTTCTCCCATTCTGCACCTACCTCATCAGTCCATGCCTTGAAAACGCGAGGATCGATATAATTTCTCAAAGATGTTCCGATGTTGTAATCTTTAGTTTTCTCAGACAGATCAATTTGCAATTCTAATTTCTGCAATCTTTCTTTGTGTTTTGCCTTTTGTTTTTTGATTTGCTCGTTTAATGTCTTGACTCGCTTTTCTTTGGCCTTCTTTTGTACATCTGTCTTTGGGGCAGATGCCTCGACTTTTTTAAGAGTCTCTTGTGTCTTCTTCCAAGACTCTTCCTTTTCGACTTTTTTAAGAGTCTCTCTTTTCTTTTCTAATGATTGCTCAAATGTCTTTGGAATTGTTCTTTTGTGATTGCACATCATGGCAGCTTCAAGATTTGCCAATTTTGCATGGTATAGTTTCTCAGTTGCGGTCTTTCCCTTCATGTCATCATGTTTGACTAGGTAGTTTTTGACAACCGTTGTAGCAAGATATGTTCTGAACACCTTGGCAGTTAGACCCTTTACAATGCTTGAATAATATGCATTAACGTGCCTTGATGTAATGTCGTCAAAAATCTCGTCTTTTGGTTTTTTCTTTTCTACTAATTTCTTTAGGTTCTCTTGAAACTGCTTATCGTGTCCTTCTGCAACTACTGTCTCTTGCCATCTTACACTATCTTTTCCGAGAAAATCAAATTCTATGGTCTTATCAGTAATTTTGATGTGCTCTTTTCTTAGTGTGGTGGCACCTACGGTATCTGCCTCGTCAGGATCCTTTTCGTCTCCGACCCTCATCGCGGTTCTATAAATCAAATAACATGCAGTTGCAATTCTGCTAATTTTTGGATCCTTTATTTTCATGTCCTTTACAATTCTGTCTTTGATTTTGTCGATCTCCTTTGCAAGCTTTACTGCTTTTTCGTACTTTTCTTTATCACGATCTTGCTTTAGTCCTGCAGTATCTGCAAGCCACACGTATTTTCTTTTTTGCGTCAGAAAATCCATCCAGCTTGCAAGCCACATGGAGTCTTTATCGTGAATAATTTTTCCCCACTCGCCTTCGGGTACTTTGGCCTCTTTTCCAAGATTTAATGTGACGTCTTTTGCAGTGACTCTTGGTTTCCACCTGCCTCTTAGTGGGTGTTCTCCCCTGCCGATGAATATTCCTGGAGGTTCTGCCATATAGTTTCCAACTTCCACCTCCTTTCCATCCATGATGGCAATTCCGTATTTTGACTTTAATTTTTCACGCAGTTCTTTTCTTTTTGCTGCGAGAGCTTTTTTCTCTTCTTTTGTCATCATTTCTCTGGTGTCTTTTTCTTTGTCGACCACTTTGTATGCATTTGAAAAATCAATATCTTCATATGATATTTTTTTAAATTTGGAATCTAGAGTTTTAGCAAAATCTGCTGTAAAATTTTTCTGAAAAACCTTGTCTTGACCATATGGTGTGTCTTTCTTTTTTGCCCATTGATACACCATCTCTTCTTGATTTAGATCAAGAGGGACATTTTCGCCTTTGATCTTAATTGTGATACCTTGAGCCTCATATTCAGGAGGAAATAAGATTCCATTATGTTGTAGCGTTTTCCATTTCATTCTTTTCACTTTAAAATTGCGGACTTTGACAAAAACTCTATTCTATGCGTATATCAATTTAACGTACAAGAGATTTTAGCCTGGAAATAGCTCTTTACTCAAGTATTTCTCAAATTCCATGTCTGTTTTCATCTTTTTTGCTTCCATAAACATGGCAGCATCAGTTCCTACAATGTATCTTGGCAACATTTCATCATCATGAATTGCTTTCATTATCACTTTGGCAACCTCTGATGGTGACGTTCCCATTTGCACCATCATCTTCAATCCTGCTAGAATATGATCAGTTAGTTCTTTGTATTTTGGGTCTGTCTTTGAATCTGGAATCTTCATTGATTCGAAAAAGTTTGTTTTGATCACTCCTGGCTCAATTAAGGTGGTCTTTATTCCAAACTGCCCGAGTTCGTATCGTAAGCATTCTCCCAGTCCTTCCAGTGCAAACTTTGAACTGATATAAGCTGGAGACCCTGGAAGTCCCATTCTTCCTGCGACTGAACTGATGTTTATGATGTTTCCTGATTTTTGTTTTCTCATGATTGGAGCTACTTCTTGAATTATTCTTATGATGCTGAAAAAATTAGTTTCAAACTGTTTTCTAAAATCATCAATTGACACATCTTCTGTGCATCCAAATTGACCATACCCTGCATTGTTCACTAGTACATCTATTCTTCCACAATCAGCAATTATTTTTTTAATTGTAGAAACTATTGATTCTTCTCTGTCTACATCTAGTTCTATAATTTCAACTGAAAGGTTTTCTTTTTTTGCAGCTTGCTCTATCTCTCCTGCTTTTTTTGTATTTCTCATACTTGCAAAAGTTTTGTATCCGTCCCTTGAAAGTGCCAGTGCTGTTTCTAATCCAATTCCCGAAGAACTGCCTGTGACAAGAGCTACTTTTTCCATGCAATTGCTATAATTTTGGCATATTTATCCCATTTTGATTATCATACTAATGGCCTGTCTCCTTCAGTAGGATCTACCAATTCTGTTTTTTCACCCTTGTGTATTCTTTCAAGAATCTCCAATGCCGAATATTTGTGAAGGAATTCATTATTGTTTCCACATCTGTATGAGAATGTACATCGTGGACACCCTGACTCATTTTTGCATGGACATTCCTTTACAATGTACATGCTTCTCTCAAGGACTTTTTCAAATCTATCATACAATGCTTTACTGGCGCCACTTCCGCCAATTGCACCATCATAGATGAAAATCAGGCCTGACGTGCCTAACGATATGCCTCCCAAGTCTTGAGACACTCCGCCTGTAATCATGTTGCTTCCTTCAATTACGACATGCTCTGTTGCATGATATCCGCTGGCTTCTGTGTAATCCTCATCCTCTGCCTTTTCCATTATCTTTAGTGGTCTTGGTGCATGAAAGACAATCCCTTTTGTAACAAAATCATACTCTAGTGGTGCATCAAGCATCACTTTTTCCCCCTGAGTGATTTCTTGTCCTAGCTCTATGTTGACATATCCGTAGACTTTTTTCTGAATGTGTAATTTACAAAAAGCAACCTCTATTCCGTTTGCTCTTCTTCTCTCAAAAACCGTCTCAATGGTGGGCCATTCTTCTGTGAGTGATTTTGTATAGTATGGATAGTCTCTTGAAATTCTTTCTAGTTTTGCAATATTTTTTTTAGGATAGTCGAATTCTTTTACCTTGTATCTGATTCCTGCTAAAAAATAGATTGCGTCTTTGTGCAACTCCTCAAGCGCGATTGGCAGTACTCTGTCTCCAACTTTTCTGTCTGATAAAAAGATGTCAATAGATTTGCCGATTCCTCTTATGCTGTATTCGTTCAGCATGGAATTTATTTTGTCAAAATTTGGAACAATCCTGTTGTTGATTATTTTGAGATTTTCTCTGATGATGTGGTGTTCAATGATTTCTTCGTGCTCTTTTAATTCGTGTTTGGAAATCGGCCTGTCACATGCCATTGCCAACACTTGAAATTCCTCCACGAATGGATTCTTGGGGTCGATGTATGTTTTTTCAATATCTTCAAAATAATCATCCGGATGATTCTTGTAGTATTGAGAAATAGGATCGTTTCCCAAGGCCAGGAATGCATAACCTCTTTGTCCTTTTCGTGCAGCTCTTCCTATTCTTTGGATCAGTCTGTTTACCGGAATTGTAGATGAGATGACGCAATCCACGTTTCCTACATCTATGCCTAATTCAAGCGTAGGGGTGCATGAAATTGCTTGTAATTTGTCCTCTTTGAACTCTCTCTCTACTGCAGTTCTGTAATTTGCCATCAGCCCTGCACGATGAACTTTGATGTTGACTTTTTGCTTTTTTGCTTGTATTGCTAGAAGCTCGGAGTTTAGATGTGAATTGTTAAACACCATGGTCTTGTGCTTTTTTTCAGTTAATTTTTTTGTCAGTTCTACCATGAGTTTTCTTTGAGTTCTGAGTGATGGAAATAGCATCACAAAATCTGTCTGGCCTTTTTTTCCAGAACCGTGAATTATTTGCATTTTTTCTCCAAACAACTGCTCACAGAATTTTTTTGCGTCATCTAGAGTTGCTGATGCTGCAACAAATTGCAGTTTGTTGCTGCAAATTCTTTTGAGTCTCTTTATGATATAATGTACGTTTGAACCAAAAATTCCCGAATATACGTGGGCCTCATCTACAATCAGAATTCTTGTTGATGATAGTAATGACGAAAATTTTGTCTGATGCCACATGTGATAATGCAACACATCAAAATTTGTAACTAAGATCTGAGGTGGATTTTCAACAATATCTCTTCTTTCTGGAACTTTGGTGTCTCCATCAAAAACTTTGACATCCACTCCGATCTTTTCAGCAAATTTTTGGATTTTTGGGAATTGATCTCTTGCCAAAGCTTTTGTAGGGTATACGAAGATTGCAAAAACATTTCCTTGGTTTGCTTCCTTTTTTATTCTCTGGATGACTGGAATCAAAAATGCTTCCGTTTTTCCTGATGCCGTTGGTGCCTCGATCACAACATTTTCTCCAAACATGATTTCTTGGATTGTCTCTTCTTGAAACTTGTAAAATTCTTCTATCTGTAATTCTTTGAGGTGCTCTGTGATTGATTCCTCCAGGCCCATATCTTCTATTTTGCAGCCCATTTTGGGCTCAGGATTCTTCAAAACTTTGTATTGCGAAATATAGTCTTTTTTTGAAAATAGGATCTCCTCTGTAATTTTGTCTGGCTTGTTATCTGCTATCATCTCTTTGATTTCGTTTTCTGCCCTGATGATTCCCTCATCCTTTAAACCGTCTGATAATCCCTTCTCGGTAACTAGCCCCTTATCAAATCTTGAGAGAAATTCAAGGAATACCTCGTCAATGTTTTTTGAAAATTCTAGCAGATCCTCGATGCCACATTTTCCACAGGAGACATGCATCTTTTTGTTGAATGTTTTTTGTATCTCTATCTTTGATTTACATTTTGGACATGCGAATTTCAAGATCTACTTGATTGGCATTATTTGGTGATTTATTGTTTAATCATCATTATGGATCCATGACATTATTAAGCTAGGAATTGGTCTTGAATTTAAAAATGAAAAAAATTGAAATTAATAATATTTACAATCTAAATTGCATTGAAGGGATGAATTTAATTCCTAAAAATAAGATTGATCTTGTAATTACCGATCCTCCGTTTGCTATAAATTTCAAAGCAAACAAGGCAAATTATAACAGAACGTCATCTAGAGTATTGACCGGTTATAACGAAATCAAACCTGGAGATTACTATGATTTTACATTTGCATGGATGAGTGAAGTTTTTCGAATTCTAAAGGATTCCGGAAGCATGTATGTTTTTTCTGGATGGAATAATCTCAAAGACATTTTGCGTGCATTAGATGACGTCGGATTTACTACAGTTAATCATATTATTTGGAAATATCAATTTGGAGTAGTAACGAAAAAAAAATTTGTTACTTCCCACTATCATTGTCTTTATGTTTGCAAAGACAATAAGAAGCGAAAATTCTATCCTTTTTCCAGATTTCAAAAAAATGACAAAACAAAAGACGGCCGGAGCCTTCATTATAAAGACAAGGAGGACGTATGGGATATCAAAAGAGAGTATTGGACTGGGGATGAAAAAACTCCTACTAAACTTCCTTCTGAGATCATCAAGAAATTACTTGAATATTCAAGTGAAAAAAAAGATGTCGTGTTTGATCCTTTTCTTGGTTCAGGACAAGTTGCAGTTGTAAGTAAATCACTTAATCGACGTTATCTTGGATTTGAAATAGTTTCAGATTACTACAAATTTGCCAAAAAACGACTTGATAAAAACATGTACAGAATAAAGACATCAAAATAATCTACTTTTTACTTTCTGACTCGTCAATTCTCTTTTGGCCTATTTTCTCAGAGATGCTTTTTCTTAACTCGTCATCTGTTTTACCTTCTACTTTGACTCCTGCTGTTCTTGCAATCATCTCCAGCTTTTCTCTTTCTGTTTCAACTGGTCCTGAAATTTTTGGTGATTCTTCGGTAACTTCTTTCATGTGGTCTTGAATTTCGTTTTTTGCTTTGTTGTACTCATTTACTGCTTTTCCAAGTTTTCTTGCAGCACCTGGAAGTCTTCCAGTGCCTAAAATTAGTACCAGTGCTAAAAAAATTATGATTAGCCATTCGCTTCCACCTACGTTTAGTGAATGTTCTAACATATTCTGCTATAACCAAATTTGAAATTAAACGTAATGTTGGAGATTTATGCCTAGAGTGGCAGGAATATTTTCATTGAATATCATTCATGAGAAGTACTTATTGATTTAAATAAATTCAGAACGTTATACATTTATGAAAAAAATTGAAGCTATAATTCAATCTGGAGCAAAAGATGCAGTCGTTGCTGCAATTAAGAAGATTGGCGTTGGTGGAATAACTGTTCACCAAGTTCAAGGACAAGGCTCACAGGATCCTCCGCTAGTTGGACAATACTTTAGCAGGGATATGATAATTTGTGTGGTAGACGATCCTAAAGTGGATGAAATTTTAGATGCGATTGCAAATGTTGCATGCACTGGAACAAAGGGTGACGGTAAAGTTTTTGTCACTCCTGTTGATGACGCACTTGATATTTGCACCAAAAAACGCGGAACCACCTCTATCTAATTTAGAACTCTTTGTGGTTCTAGTTTCTTTCTAGATATGATTGCAAATATTACGACTCCGATTCCTATTATGCAAAATAGCGCATAGGGTGTTTCATTTCCAAATGATTGCGCAATTGGTCCACCAATAGTTGGTCCTATTGCCCAACCCATTCCAAAAATTGTTTCATATGCGCCAATTATTTTCCCTGATATTGCTTTTCTAGTTTTGCTCAAAACAATCTCTAGTGTAAGGGGGAAGAATATGCTGAACCCGAATCCCATCAAAACCAGCGCAATTCCAAAAGTTACTGTTGAATCTGCAAAAATTGACATTGCCAATCCTATTGATGCTGCACTTGTTCCGGCAATCAGAGTTCGACTTGTGTTTCTTGCCAACTTTCCAGCCAATGCAAGAGACACAACTCGTGATATTCCAAAAACAAAATAGAGTGACAAGATATCGGAATCTGTCATGCCTCTGTCATTTAGAAATGCGGGATAAATTGTGAGTATGATTCCGAATGACGATGTACAAAAAATCAGCAATATTATGGCTTCCGGAAATTTTTTCATCTCTTTAATTGATGAAAATGAAAATCCTTCATGATGATTTCTGACGCTTTTTCTTGAAGCTAAAAGAGAAGTGATTATTCCAGTAGCTAGGATGAATGCCGCGATTTGGAATAGAATTCTATATGTGACATCAAGGCTTTCTAGTACTGCTGTTCCAAGCAATGGGCCTACCATAAAACCAATTACAAAAAACATTGTGAACCAAGAAATATTTCTGACTCTGTTTTTCTCGGTGCTTTCATTAGATATTATGGATTCGCACGGTGGCCAAAAAAAGGCATGAGCTATTCCTGTCATAATTCTAAATCCCATTATTTCCGGAACTGATTGTGCAATTGATAAAAGGTAGATGGATGTAGAATTGACTGCAGCTCCTAATGCAAGCAAATAACCATTGTTGATTCTATCAAGAAGAATTCCAACAAATAATGGAATGAACATGTAGGGGATGAAATTTGTTAATCCGATTAATCCGAGCTCAGAATATGTCGCACCGATTACATTCTTTGCAAAAACTGGTAATATTGGACCGTGTAGTCCATATGAAATTCCTATGATTAGACCTGTGATGTTGACTAATATCAGAACTCTGTTCATTTGTATGCGGCAACCATTATTGCCCCGCCCATAAGATCTTTCTCAAATTCAACTCTGGAAAATTTTTCTAGTAATAACGCTTCCAGCTTTTTGTTTGCAGGCCATCTTTTGAATGTCCCATACAATGTTCCAAACTTTAATCCTAATCTTCCACCTGCAACAAACGCTAGAATGGGGAGGATGCATCGCAGATAAAACGAAACTCCTGCTCTGATGAATGCTTCGTCTGGTTTTCCCAAATCAACAATCACGAATCTTCCGTCATTTTTTAAAACTCTGTGAATTTCAGAAATTGCAATCCTCAAATTGATTGCATCCCTTAACGAATATCCGCACAAAACTGCGTCAAATTCCTCGTCTCTAAATGGAATGTGTTCAAAAACTCCATTTGCCATGTCTGGTGATTTATCAAAATGCTTGCCTGTATTTTTTAGCATGGGGACTAGAGGGTCATAAAGTGTAATTGAAATTTTCCCATCAGTTAATTTCATTGCAGTCTTTGACATGTTGCCAAAACCAGAACCTGCGTCAAGAATTTTATTCCCTGGAAGAACTCTTCCCGAAATTCCGCGATTTCTATGCTCTGCATCTTTGCCTAATGAAATTATGGAATTTACTTTGTCATAGACAGGAATGATTTCTCGAAGTACATCCATTACTTCGCCCCAGTAACTTCCTAAACCCATATTTATCGTCTCAGTATACTTGGTTGAATAGTTTTCAAATCTAAAACTTCTATTGAGTGTTAAACTTTGATGCGTTTTTAGAATAATTTTCCAAGTCTGATTCGGAAACTTTCTCAAAAACTTTTGTCTTGTCTGTTATCTTTGCCATCTTTACATTGCTTGCACCATCTTTCTGCTCTGCCTTTAGATTGATTGCTGCAATTGCAAGTCCTGCTGCATCCTCCAAACTCATATCTTTGCTGTAATATTTTTCTAAAAATTCATTGACATCCTCTGCACCTGCACCAATTGCCACTGCTGAATATTGCAAATAAGTTCCACTTGGATCTGTGACATAGATTGATCCTCCCTTTTGATCAATTCCTGCAATAATCATGGAAACTCCATTTGGACGGACTCCGCCATATTGTGTGAATTGGTGTGCTTGATCAGCTAAATGTTTGGCAACTGTTGAGACTTCTACTGATTCATCATAAGTCATTCTATTTCCTTGTGAAAAGAATCTTGCACTATCTACTTGAACACGTGCATCTGGGATGTATCCTGCTGCGGCTACGCCGATATGATAATCCACTTGAAAAATTTTCTGTGTAACGTTCTTAGTCTGTAATGGACGTGGTTTTTCCTCTACTGCTAAAATGACTCCTTCTTTGCTAAGAATCCCAATTGCAGTGGTTCCCCTCTTTACCGTCTCAATTGCGTATTCTACTTGGTAAATTCTGCCATCTGGAGAATACATGGTTGGTGTCATATCGTAACCACGTGATGCCATCATGTTATCACGAGTCCATTCTCAGTCAATTTAAGGGTAATTGTCCTTGCCTGAATATGGAAAAGATCTGGAAATAGGGTTTTAAGCAAAATTATACATGTTCTATTATATGTCAAATCAACTTCTGGAATTCAAAGAAATCATTCGATCAAAGCATGTCTCTAACACAAGAAAACCAGACAAGCAAACTCGGAAATTACTTCTCTACCTTTTCACAAGTACTAGGGGCGGATTCACTCGTTTAAGAATAATTGTGCATCTTCTTGAAAGACCATACAACACGCATCAGTTAGCGCAAACCCTTGATCTTGATTACAAGGCTGTTCAGCACCACATGAAAATTCTTGAAAAAAATAATATGGTCTCAAAAATTGGGGAAAAATACGGGGCAATTTTTCATCTCTCAAACTTCCTTGAATTAAACATACATACTTTGGAAGAGGCAATAGATAAGCTAGATAGAAAAATGAATCAGAAAAAAATATACCTGTGATTTTATATTTACCGATCTCAAATTTTGAATCAAACTTAATATAATATGCTCAATTTTGAAAATCATCTTGGTCAAGAATGATCCTTTTGCAAACGCTACAAAGCAAGTAAATGACGCTTGTGATCTTCTTGGAATTAAAGATCCTGGATTGCGCGAATATCTTGCAATGCCAAATAGAGTTTTGAGAGTAAAGATTCCGGTAAGGATGGATAATGGTAAAATTAGAGTTTTCACAGGTTTTCGAAGTCAGCACAATAACGATCGAGGTCCATACAAAGGAGGCATTCGTTACTTCAATCCAGAAGGTGGAGTTGAATACATGGAACGCGAAGTTATGGCACTTTCATCTTGGATGACTTGGAAATGTGCAATTGTTGATGTTCCGTTAGGCGGGGGAAAAGGTGGCATCTATGTTAATCCTAAAACTGAAAAAATCAGCGAAGCTGAACTAGAGCGATTGACAAGAGGTTTCGCATTTAAAATATTTGAAGTGATTGGTCCTGGAAAAGATATTCCAGCTCCTGATGTTTACACAACGGGAAAAGAAATGACGCAAATCATGGATACTTACAGTAAACTAACTGGAAACATTTACTCTCCTGGTGTGATCACTGGAAAACCAATCTCCATGGGTGGTTCTCTTGCAAGAAATGTTGCAACTGGTTTAGGTGCAGCATACTGTGTAAGGGAAGCTGCAAAAACAATGAAACTTAGTCTGAAAGGTGCCAAAGTTGTTTTGCAAGGATTTGGAAACGCTTCGACATTTGCAGGTGAATACTTGGAAAAAATGGGGGCAAAAATCATTGGTGTTAGTGACTCTAAAGGCTCAATATTGATTTCCAGTGGTGCCAAAGTTAGCAAAATTATTGAATATAAACAAAAACACGGCTCAGTTGTTGGATTTCCAGGGAGTAAAAAGGTTTCAACTGAAGAGCTACTTACTACAAAATGTGATGTTCTAGTTCCAGGTGCATTGGAGAATCAAATTGATGCAAAGATTGCAAAGAATCTGAAATGTAAAATTATTGCCGAAGCTGCAAATGGTCCAACATTGCCAGAAGCTGATCCAATAATTTTCCAAAAGAAAATACTGGTAATCCCCGATATCTTGGCAAACTCTGGCGGTGTATGCATTTCATACCTAGAATGGGTACAAAATAACATGGGCTACTATTGGACATTTGACGAGGTTGCAAACAAGATGGAGAAAAATATCACTAAAGGATTCAAAGATGCATATGAAATGTCAAAGAAACACAAAGTTGACATGAGAAAAGCTACAATGGCTTTAGCAGTTCAAAGAGTTGTTGAGGCATTTAACGAAAAAGGCATCTGGCCTTAGACTAGAAAGGATTCGTAACAAACTAATTGCTCAATAAACATTATCTTTCCTTTTGTAATTAATCTGAGTTTTCTTTTAAAAGACAGATCGATATTTGTTCTTCTTTGCAGCAGTTGAATTGTTTTCCAAGTTAGGTGTCTTCCTTTTCTGTCTCTGTCAAAAAGTATGATGAGGTTTTGATATTTTGCAACGCTGTCTGCAAAGTCTATCATTCCTCTGAACTTGTGAAATTCTAAAACTCTTCCAGAATATCCTAATTTTCTCAATGCATTAGTGTCTCTCTTTCCTTCTACAACAACCACGCTTTTTTCCTTTGAATTCAATTGAAAAACAAAATTTTTCAATTCCCTAATTTCTTGTTCGGAAACTAACACACTAACTAAACTTGTTTTAACATATTAAGCACTTTTGCTAATGGAAAATAATGTCCGACGTTCTACTTGTACAGAATACTAGAATTGAAGGCTCTGGGCATCTTGGTGAACTCCTTAAAGAAGATGGATTTGAAATCACATCTGTTAATGCCAAACACGAACCATTACCTGAAAAAAAATTCTCTCTAGCAGTAATTTTAGGTGCACCTGAAAGCGCAAATGATGACTTGGCATATCTTAAGGCTGAACAGAAACTGATCAAAGACTACGTTCAAGAAAACATTCCTGTCTTGGGAATATGTTTGGGTTCTCAATTAATTGCAAAAACTTTTGGTGCCAAAGTGTACCCTGGGCCTAAAAAAGAAATTGGATTTTACAATGACCTGAAAATATCTGATAATGCCTCCTTCTTTTCAAGCTTTACAAACCCATTCACTGTATTTCATTGGCATGGTGACACGTTTGATTTGCCTGAAGGCGCAATCAGATTAGCATCCTCCAAAAATTATCTCAATCAGGCATTTCAATACAAAAGCGCAATTGGATTACAATTTCATCTGGAAGTAAATGAGGAGATGGTAAATCTGTGGCTTGACAATGCTGAGGAAAAACTCCAAAAAATTCCCTATATTGATCCGCAAAAAATTCGATCAGACATTGTTGACAATATTTCAACTGTAAAATCAAACATGAATAATTTTTACAACAATTTCAAATCGTCATTTGCCCTTTGAACAAAATTTAACATAAAGTTATTATTTTTCACGCTTTGGTTTTGAATGAGCTTTAATCATATGTTTTTTGGTTCTTTCAGGATCGGTAAATTCCATATTACAAATTTTACATGTGTTTGAAAAAGTTGTTTCTCTTTTTAGTATGTTTTTCACCAAACTTTTGTTAAATGAAATCTTTGTTTTCATGATAAAATCTTGGATTTATGATTATAAGGCGTTGCTTAACATTGTTAATCCATCAAGATTGGTAACAATAGTTAAAGTCCCATAAAACATACAATCAACGTTGGCCGAATCCAAAAAATACAGAGATCGAATTTACATTGTCAAAGACATTATTCTTACCCTGTCTGAATACGGGGAGTTGAATCAGACTTCGCTGTTTAGTTTTTGCGGATTAAACATTACAAAACACAAAGAGATTTTAAACAATTTAGAAGAAAACGATATCATACAGAGAATAGAGACAGTAGAGGGGAAAAGGATCATTACAATTTTCAAAGTTACTCCTAAAGGCATGAATTTTTGCCACGAGATACTAGAGCCATATGAGCAATTGTTCCCAAGAAGCGGAAAATCTGACTCTTCAGTAAATCTAGGTTGCTTATTCTTCATCTAAATGAAATTTAGACGATATGTCCTTGTCCAAGTCATCTCGTTTCTTCATATAGTTAGTGTATCTTTGGTTCCAGTTGCTAAGAGAGCGAAATTGTTGTATGCCTGCAACCAGCCAAATTCCAGAAGTGACCAATACCGC
This window harbors:
- a CDS encoding P-II family nitrogen regulator codes for the protein MKKIEAIIQSGAKDAVVAAIKKIGVGGITVHQVQGQGSQDPPLVGQYFSRDMIICVVDDPKVDEILDAIANVACTGTKGDGKVFVTPVDDALDICTKKRGTTSI
- a CDS encoding Glu/Leu/Phe/Val family dehydrogenase, with protein sequence MVKNDPFANATKQVNDACDLLGIKDPGLREYLAMPNRVLRVKIPVRMDNGKIRVFTGFRSQHNNDRGPYKGGIRYFNPEGGVEYMEREVMALSSWMTWKCAIVDVPLGGGKGGIYVNPKTEKISEAELERLTRGFAFKIFEVIGPGKDIPAPDVYTTGKEMTQIMDTYSKLTGNIYSPGVITGKPISMGGSLARNVATGLGAAYCVREAAKTMKLSLKGAKVVLQGFGNASTFAGEYLEKMGAKIIGVSDSKGSILISSGAKVSKIIEYKQKHGSVVGFPGSKKVSTEELLTTKCDVLVPGALENQIDAKIAKNLKCKIIAEAANGPTLPEADPIIFQKKILVIPDILANSGGVCISYLEWVQNNMGYYWTFDEVANKMEKNITKGFKDAYEMSKKHKVDMRKATMALAVQRVVEAFNEKGIWP
- a CDS encoding ArsR/SmtB family transcription factor, with amino-acid sequence MSNQLLEFKEIIRSKHVSNTRKPDKQTRKLLLYLFTSTRGGFTRLRIIVHLLERPYNTHQLAQTLDLDYKAVQHHMKILEKNNMVSKIGEKYGAIFHLSNFLELNIHTLEEAIDKLDRKMNQKKIYL
- a CDS encoding Sec-independent protein translocase subunit TatA/TatB, with amino-acid sequence MLEHSLNVGGSEWLIIIFLALVLILGTGRLPGAARKLGKAVNEYNKAKNEIQDHMKEVTEESPKISGPVETEREKLEMIARTAGVKVEGKTDDELRKSISEKIGQKRIDESESKK
- a CDS encoding class I SAM-dependent methyltransferase, which gives rise to MGLGSYWGEVMDVLREIIPVYDKVNSIISLGKDAEHRNRGISGRVLPGNKILDAGSGFGNMSKTAMKLTDGKISITLYDPLVPMLKNTGKHFDKSPDMANGVFEHIPFRDEEFDAVLCGYSLRDAINLRIAISEIHRVLKNDGRFVIVDLGKPDEAFIRAGVSFYLRCILPILAFVAGGRLGLKFGTLYGTFKRWPANKKLEALLLEKFSRVEFEKDLMGGAIMVAAYK
- a CDS encoding archaeal proteasome endopeptidase complex subunit alpha gives rise to the protein MMASRGYDMTPTMYSPDGRIYQVEYAIETVKRGTTAIGILSKEGVILAVEEKPRPLQTKNVTQKIFQVDYHIGVAAAGYIPDARVQVDSARFFSQGNRMTYDESVEVSTVAKHLADQAHQFTQYGGVRPNGVSMIIAGIDQKGGSIYVTDPSGTYLQYSAVAIGAGAEDVNEFLEKYYSKDMSLEDAAGLAIAAINLKAEQKDGASNVKMAKITDKTKVFEKVSESDLENYSKNASKFNTQ
- a CDS encoding MFS transporter; the encoded protein is MNRVLILVNITGLIIGISYGLHGPILPVFAKNVIGATYSELGLIGLTNFIPYMFIPLFVGILLDRINNGYLLALGAAVNSTSIYLLSIAQSVPEIMGFRIMTGIAHAFFWPPCESIISNESTEKNRVRNISWFTMFFVIGFMVGPLLGTAVLESLDVTYRILFQIAAFILATGIITSLLASRKSVRNHHEGFSFSSIKEMKKFPEAIILLIFCTSSFGIILTIYPAFLNDRGMTDSDILSLYFVFGISRVVSLALAGKLARNTSRTLIAGTSAASIGLAMSIFADSTVTFGIALVLMGFGFSIFFPLTLEIVLSKTRKAISGKIIGAYETIFGMGWAIGPTIGGPIAQSFGNETPYALFCIIGIGVVIFAIISRKKLEPQRVLN